A window from Myxosarcina sp. GI1 encodes these proteins:
- a CDS encoding ParA family protein, whose translation MTKTIALFNQSGGVGKTTLTMNLGYHLGQRNNRVLLADIDPQASLTTFMGIDPEELDKTIYESIVDEEPLQIIEGINGLDLVPANINLSAAELELVSSLMREVRLKNALDGIADNYDFILIDCPPSLGILTVLSLVAATHVLVPIQTQFKSFQGTDLLLNTVARLRKAANRNLKIAGFIPTMFDGRTAQETRTYKAIKEQLSPLATVYEPIPRSVVFPDASEKRIPLALYQPKHPAIKVINKIVKKLEQL comes from the coding sequence ATGACCAAGACAATAGCCTTATTTAATCAATCTGGTGGAGTAGGCAAAACTACTTTAACAATGAATTTAGGTTATCATCTAGGGCAAAGAAATAATCGAGTGTTACTAGCGGATATCGATCCTCAAGCATCTTTAACGACATTTATGGGAATAGATCCTGAAGAACTCGATAAAACTATTTATGAATCAATAGTTGATGAGGAGCCGCTACAAATCATCGAAGGGATTAACGGTTTGGATTTAGTTCCAGCCAACATAAATTTAAGTGCTGCCGAACTAGAACTAGTATCTAGCTTAATGCGAGAAGTACGATTAAAAAATGCCCTTGATGGTATTGCTGACAACTATGACTTCATTTTGATTGATTGCCCTCCTTCTTTAGGAATTCTTACTGTTTTAAGTTTGGTAGCTGCAACTCACGTATTAGTTCCTATTCAAACTCAATTTAAATCTTTTCAGGGAACAGATTTGCTGTTGAATACAGTTGCTAGACTGCGTAAAGCAGCAAATCGCAATCTTAAAATAGCTGGTTTTATTCCCACTATGTTTGATGGTCGTACTGCTCAAGAAACTAGAACTTATAAGGCAATTAAAGAGCAACTTTCACCATTAGCTACAGTTTACGAACCAATTCCTCGTTCTGTAGTTTTTCCCGATGCTAGTGAGAAACGAATACCTTTAGCGTTATATCAACCCAAGCATCCTGCTATCAAAGTAATTAACAAAATCGTCAAAAAACTGGAACAATTATGA
- a CDS encoding aromatic ring-hydroxylating dioxygenase subunit alpha, translated as MLNETPIYDSVLYNAWHIVALADRVKAERPLQVHLLGETIALWRTQDKLVACQDRCPHRGVSLSMGWIDDNSALVCPYHAMSFDSQGYCTRIPADLKIESFPKAANLHIYKVKEKYGFVWVALGEPDREIPVFPEWDRADAITFQCGPYFINASAPRIVENFVDIAHFPFTHKDLLGDPEFPEVPNYKLVVGTEEISAEDIHFYQPNPEGTGEAKSVSYVYKIVRPLAACFRKGEDSKQFSIFMVVTPVEETRSIAWLGVARNYSPEISNDELQTFQDEVMAQDIPMVESQRPQKLPLNLQQEFHFPCDKMSIAYRKWLKQLGLQFGTC; from the coding sequence GTGCTTAACGAAACTCCCATCTACGACTCAGTTCTTTACAACGCTTGGCATATAGTGGCTTTAGCAGATCGGGTTAAAGCCGAGCGACCGCTACAGGTTCATTTATTAGGTGAAACAATTGCCCTTTGGAGAACTCAAGACAAGCTTGTTGCCTGTCAAGATCGCTGCCCGCATCGGGGGGTGTCTCTCTCAATGGGGTGGATCGACGACAACAGTGCGTTGGTTTGTCCTTATCATGCAATGTCCTTCGACTCGCAAGGATACTGCACCCGAATTCCTGCGGATCTCAAGATCGAGTCTTTTCCCAAAGCTGCTAATCTTCATATCTATAAAGTTAAAGAAAAATACGGTTTTGTCTGGGTAGCTTTGGGCGAACCAGATCGCGAGATTCCAGTGTTTCCAGAGTGGGATCGGGCTGATGCCATTACGTTTCAATGCGGTCCTTATTTTATTAATGCGAGTGCGCCGCGCATCGTGGAAAACTTTGTCGATATTGCTCACTTTCCATTCACTCACAAAGACCTTCTGGGCGATCCAGAGTTCCCAGAGGTACCAAACTACAAATTGGTAGTAGGAACTGAGGAGATTAGTGCAGAAGACATTCACTTTTATCAACCCAACCCAGAAGGGACGGGCGAAGCAAAATCTGTCTCGTATGTCTACAAAATTGTTCGACCGCTAGCAGCTTGTTTTCGTAAGGGAGAGGACAGCAAGCAGTTTTCAATTTTTATGGTTGTGACCCCTGTGGAAGAAACCCGCAGCATCGCTTGGTTGGGAGTAGCTCGCAACTATTCGCCAGAAATCTCTAATGATGAACTACAAACCTTTCAAGATGAAGTCATGGCACAAGATATACCGATGGTCGAGTCTCAGCGTCCACAAAAGCTACCCTTGAACTTGCAACAAGAGTTTCATTTTCCCTGCGACAAAATGTCGATCGCCTATCGTAAATGGCTCAAGCAACTCGGTCTTCAGTTTGGTACTTGCTAA
- a CDS encoding relaxase/mobilization nuclease domain-containing protein: MAEDYIQGMGFEGSQYVVYCHGDKDHDHIHIVASRIRITDGTMINNIWDYVRSEKLIRELEFYPKRFR; this comes from the coding sequence ATTGCCGAAGATTACATACAAGGAATGGGTTTTGAAGGCAGTCAATATGTAGTCTATTGCCATGGCGACAAAGACCACGACCACATTCATATCGTCGCCAGCCGCATTAGGATTACCGATGGGACAATGATAAACAATATTTGGGATTATGTCAGAAGCGAAAAACTAATTCGAGAATTAGAATTTTACCCAAAACGTTTTAGGTAG
- the codB gene encoding cytosine permease, with the protein MSKLAEPIIKERSPQKEEDFPLTSVPLSARKSIWSLGPLLIGFTLYSGTLFGGGLVGPNFRFFPDLFGLIVLGSLILGLYASGLGYISAKTGLSTVLMARYSFGEFGSRWVDFILGFTQIGWYAWGSALIADLLIKLAGVPQSLNWLLIVIATYLFCVTAYIGYKAMDWLSRLAVPAMIILMLWSLSIAWGDIGGYSQLQALQPAGEMGVGEALTVIVGTFISGGTQVTNWTRFASSPNTGFWATFSAFFLANGFLVFSGAFCALVYGNEDIVQVMAQQGLLFWGLGLFLLNMWTTQDNTIYAFSVAGAHMFRTSKRTLFVLGGATFALALSLGGIYEALVPYLVSLGAFIPPIGGILMADFWLYRQDGFDLERKQPNFNWAGIIAYIVASAIAYFTPGIKPINGIIAAALIYWLLSSLLNKKQTQPANRI; encoded by the coding sequence ATGAGTAAGTTAGCAGAACCAATTATCAAAGAGCGATCGCCACAAAAAGAGGAAGATTTTCCTTTAACTTCTGTACCGCTTAGTGCGAGAAAATCTATCTGGTCTTTAGGACCGCTATTAATCGGTTTTACCCTCTATTCGGGAACTCTGTTCGGTGGCGGTTTAGTAGGTCCCAATTTCCGCTTTTTCCCCGATTTATTCGGTCTGATTGTGTTGGGGAGTCTAATTCTTGGTTTGTATGCATCAGGCTTGGGTTATATTTCAGCTAAGACGGGTTTGAGTACCGTACTGATGGCGCGCTATAGCTTTGGCGAATTTGGTTCGCGTTGGGTGGATTTTATTCTCGGTTTTACTCAAATTGGTTGGTATGCTTGGGGTTCGGCTTTAATTGCCGATCTATTAATCAAGCTCGCTGGTGTACCTCAATCTCTCAACTGGCTGTTGATTGTCATTGCTACCTATCTTTTTTGCGTCACGGCATATATAGGCTATAAAGCGATGGACTGGTTGAGTCGCCTCGCAGTTCCTGCCATGATTATTTTGATGCTTTGGAGTCTGTCTATCGCATGGGGAGATATTGGCGGTTATAGCCAACTGCAAGCTCTTCAGCCAGCAGGAGAAATGGGAGTTGGTGAAGCTTTAACCGTCATTGTCGGTACTTTTATCTCAGGTGGGACACAAGTAACTAACTGGACTCGTTTTGCCAGTTCGCCAAATACGGGGTTCTGGGCGACTTTTAGTGCTTTTTTCCTGGCAAATGGTTTTTTGGTTTTTAGCGGTGCTTTTTGTGCTTTGGTCTATGGTAACGAAGATATCGTCCAGGTCATGGCGCAACAAGGTTTGTTGTTTTGGGGGTTGGGGCTATTTCTGCTAAATATGTGGACGACTCAAGATAATACGATCTATGCTTTTTCTGTGGCAGGAGCGCATATGTTTCGTACTTCTAAAAGGACTTTATTTGTTCTCGGCGGTGCTACCTTTGCTTTAGCTTTATCTCTAGGCGGTATTTATGAAGCGTTAGTTCCCTATCTAGTTTCATTAGGAGCTTTTATTCCCCCTATTGGTGGGATCTTGATGGCAGATTTTTGGCTGTATCGTCAAGATGGGTTCGATTTGGAACGAAAACAACCAAACTTCAACTGGGCTGGGATAATTGCCTATATTGTAGCTAGTGCGATCGCCTATTTTACTCCTGGAATTAAACCAATTAACGGCATCATTGCTGCGGCTTTGATTTATTGGCTTTTAAGTTCTTTGCTCAATAAGAAGCAAACACAACCAGCTAATCGAATATAG
- a CDS encoding D-amino acid dehydrogenase: MQVCVLGAGVVGVTTAWYLQQQGYKVTVIDRQSGAGLETSFANGGQISVSHAEPWANPRTPAKILKWLLREDAPLLFRLKADLRQWLWGLNFLRECTPARARHNLTQLLSLGTFSRNTLQALRAQTGIEYDCLNKGIPHFYTSSQEFEAAVEVTQLMQEFGCGRQVMTPEQAVQIEPALQTVRDKIVGATYTAADESGDAHQFTQNLAKLCQKRGTEFLWNTCVHTLETGDEGKLDGIQITRSNGTRETLRPDLCVVAMGSYSSLLLSPLGINLQIYPVKGYSATFQVEREELAYTTSLTDDEYKLVFSRLGDRLRVAGTAELNGYNLALNTVRCEAIVNRVMELFPGAITLASVQFWTGLRPSTPSNLPYIGTTRYSNLFVNTGHGTLGWTHACGSGKAISDIITGRQPEVNFEFKQNL; the protein is encoded by the coding sequence ATGCAAGTTTGCGTTTTAGGTGCTGGAGTAGTTGGCGTTACTACAGCTTGGTATTTACAACAGCAAGGTTATAAAGTTACGGTTATCGATCGCCAATCGGGAGCGGGACTAGAAACTAGTTTTGCTAACGGCGGTCAAATTTCCGTTTCTCATGCCGAACCATGGGCAAACCCTCGTACTCCAGCCAAAATATTGAAGTGGCTATTGCGAGAAGATGCACCGCTTTTGTTTCGTCTCAAAGCAGATCTCAGACAATGGCTGTGGGGACTTAATTTTCTACGGGAGTGTACTCCCGCTCGCGCTCGCCATAATCTAACTCAGTTACTTAGCTTAGGCACTTTTAGCCGCAATACCTTACAAGCCTTGAGAGCGCAGACAGGAATAGAATACGACTGTTTGAATAAGGGAATTCCACACTTCTACACCAGTTCTCAAGAGTTTGAAGCGGCGGTCGAGGTAACCCAACTAATGCAAGAATTCGGCTGCGGTCGCCAAGTAATGACTCCAGAACAAGCAGTGCAGATCGAACCTGCTTTGCAGACGGTAAGAGACAAGATTGTCGGCGCGACCTACACCGCTGCCGACGAGTCGGGAGATGCCCATCAGTTTACGCAAAATCTAGCAAAGCTCTGCCAAAAACGAGGAACGGAGTTTCTTTGGAATACTTGTGTCCATACCTTAGAAACTGGAGATGAAGGCAAGCTCGACGGTATCCAAATTACGCGCTCCAACGGTACTCGTGAAACTCTCAGACCAGATCTGTGCGTGGTGGCGATGGGTAGCTATAGTTCCTTACTACTAAGCCCTTTAGGAATCAATTTGCAAATTTATCCCGTCAAAGGGTATTCGGCTACTTTTCAGGTAGAACGTGAAGAACTAGCCTACACCACTAGCCTAACCGATGATGAATACAAATTGGTGTTTTCACGGCTAGGCGATCGCTTGCGAGTTGCTGGTACGGCAGAGCTAAATGGCTATAATTTGGCACTAAATACGGTTCGCTGTGAAGCGATTGTCAATCGGGTAATGGAACTGTTTCCAGGAGCGATTACGCTCGCATCAGTCCAATTCTGGACGGGATTGCGTCCTTCGACTCCTTCTAATCTGCCCTATATCGGTACAACACGTTATTCCAACTTGTTTGTCAATACGGGACACGGCACCTTGGGCTGGACTCATGCCTGTGGCTCGGGAAAAGCGATCTCCGATATTATTACAGGTCGGCAGCCTGAAGTAAACTTTGAATTTAAGCAAAATCTGTAG